In Sulfuricurvum sp., one DNA window encodes the following:
- a CDS encoding Hsp20/alpha crystallin family protein, translating into MLTTLSKRLLIALGAVPILVSAAVTAPQHKTDSTYGQNNPFWDMNEMDGFFNYPFPHMVPVYNASTIKESDKAYLISIDLPGMDKKDISIQTSGNRLMVSGERKEDMENKEEAKHSLSEFRQSLMLPEDANLEAISATSNNGVLKITVPKNAGKKVSRKIEIK; encoded by the coding sequence ATGTTAACGACTCTGTCGAAACGTCTTTTAATTGCATTAGGTGCTGTGCCTATTTTAGTAAGTGCAGCAGTGACTGCCCCTCAACATAAAACGGATAGTACATATGGACAAAACAATCCGTTTTGGGATATGAATGAAATGGACGGATTTTTCAATTATCCATTTCCCCACATGGTCCCGGTTTATAATGCTTCTACAATAAAAGAGAGTGATAAGGCATACCTCATCAGCATTGATTTACCGGGGATGGATAAAAAAGATATCTCTATCCAAACATCAGGAAATCGGTTAATGGTATCCGGTGAACGGAAAGAAGATATGGAAAATAAAGAAGAAGCAAAACATTCTCTATCGGAATTCCGACAAAGTTTAATGCTCCCTGAAGACGCAAATTTGGAAGCGATAAGCGCAACATCAAACAACGGTGTCCTTAAAATTACCGTTCCAAAAAATGCCGGGAAAAAAGTATCCAGAAAAATCGAAATCAAATAA